A genome region from Nocardia sp. NBC_00565 includes the following:
- a CDS encoding bestrophin-like domain — protein MALVLIVPVVAAILAVVVFVVGDRLRPVSWRQTDDESSGTLVLDLINTLFLAVVAFVVVICWQEYDNAHNHTIAEAKALVDTYTAAHSMPDPEHRQIEGLVRDYTDQVVTEEWSVMREQRRLSASTQDTFDSLRDAVASVPSTDADVADLRTTAMASLDAVAEARQDRALDAGYRVPGFLYVALWCGTVLLLCTAVLSGVEVTRRSVLMTALLGVVVGSTILAIYNLDRPFSGGNVVPKDAFEYALSRYQHIN, from the coding sequence ATGGCTTTGGTATTGATCGTTCCGGTTGTAGCGGCGATCCTCGCGGTCGTGGTCTTCGTGGTCGGGGATCGGCTGCGGCCGGTGTCGTGGCGGCAGACCGATGACGAATCCTCCGGCACCCTCGTGCTCGACCTGATCAACACGCTGTTCCTGGCGGTGGTCGCGTTCGTGGTGGTGATCTGCTGGCAGGAGTACGACAACGCGCACAACCACACCATTGCCGAGGCGAAGGCATTGGTCGACACCTACACGGCGGCGCACTCGATGCCGGATCCCGAACATCGCCAGATCGAAGGACTGGTAAGGGATTACACCGATCAGGTGGTCACCGAAGAGTGGTCGGTAATGCGCGAGCAACGTCGGCTCAGTGCGTCCACTCAGGACACGTTCGACAGTCTGCGCGATGCCGTGGCATCGGTGCCGTCGACGGACGCGGATGTCGCCGACCTGCGGACCACAGCCATGGCCAGTCTGGACGCGGTCGCGGAGGCGCGTCAGGATCGCGCTTTGGACGCGGGCTACCGGGTACCCGGATTCCTCTACGTCGCGCTGTGGTGCGGCACGGTTCTGCTGTTGTGCACCGCCGTCCTGTCCGGTGTCGAAGTCACTCGGCGCAGTGTGCTGATGACCGCGCTGCTCGGTGTGGTGGTCGGCTCGACGATTCTGGCGATCTACAACCTCGACCGGCCGTTCTCCGGTGGGAATGTCGTTCCGAAAGATGCGTTCGAGTACGCACTGTCGCGATATCAGCACATCAACTGA
- a CDS encoding NAD(P)/FAD-dependent oxidoreductase: MDKHVLVIGGGPAGSTTAALLAKTGVKVTLLERGKFPRYHIGESLLASCLSTLRLSGAYDAVAAHGFQIKRGAFFQWQDDDWLLDWSKLVDAEAWSWQVERDVFDDILLRNATAQGAEVIEQATVTNVVFDGDRPTAVEWTADGQVHTTPVDYLVDASGRAGVLAKQQVIERQQHPAFRNVAVWSYWEGAHLHPDTPEGGINVVSTPEGGWFWNIPLTDGRNSVGYVVSTRTAAERLRKDGLQKYYLDTIADSKAMSKTLDSAQRVAPVQAEQDYSYSSDRFCGPGWIAVGDAACFLDPLLSSGVHLGTYSGLVGSAAISTILRGEMSEDDALTFYEHSYRRAYTRFLILVSRLYEEYIGAEQYFGHAGNLTTGHRDDTKQAQFTEIMAGLTDLDESSGVQQRAGTDTLISEAERLHSESANLEYMGHLDMSIVWDHWRDPLKDTVVDQVRITTEPVLGLTTQPRTDDEIKTWSRPVLPPKAADATAH; the protein is encoded by the coding sequence ATGGACAAGCACGTTCTGGTTATCGGCGGCGGCCCAGCCGGGTCGACCACCGCAGCCCTGCTCGCTAAAACGGGGGTCAAGGTGACCCTCCTGGAACGAGGCAAGTTCCCTCGGTATCACATCGGCGAAAGCCTGCTCGCGTCGTGTTTGTCGACACTGCGCCTGTCCGGTGCCTACGATGCGGTCGCCGCGCACGGTTTCCAGATCAAACGGGGCGCCTTCTTCCAGTGGCAGGATGACGACTGGTTGCTGGACTGGTCCAAGCTCGTGGACGCGGAGGCGTGGTCGTGGCAGGTCGAACGCGATGTCTTCGACGACATCCTGCTGCGTAACGCGACAGCCCAGGGAGCGGAGGTGATCGAGCAGGCCACCGTCACCAATGTGGTGTTCGACGGCGACCGTCCGACCGCGGTCGAATGGACCGCGGACGGTCAGGTCCACACCACCCCGGTCGACTACCTCGTCGACGCCTCGGGGCGGGCAGGCGTGCTGGCCAAACAGCAGGTCATCGAGCGCCAACAGCACCCGGCCTTCCGCAACGTCGCGGTCTGGTCATATTGGGAAGGGGCACACCTACATCCGGACACTCCGGAGGGGGGAATCAACGTAGTGTCCACCCCTGAGGGCGGCTGGTTCTGGAACATTCCGCTCACGGACGGCCGCAACAGCGTCGGCTATGTCGTCTCTACCCGCACGGCGGCGGAGCGATTGCGCAAGGACGGCCTGCAGAAGTACTACCTGGACACTATCGCCGACAGCAAGGCGATGAGCAAGACGCTCGACAGCGCGCAGCGGGTCGCACCGGTGCAGGCGGAGCAGGACTACTCCTACTCCTCGGATCGTTTCTGCGGTCCTGGCTGGATCGCGGTCGGTGACGCGGCCTGCTTCCTCGATCCACTGCTATCCAGCGGCGTGCATCTGGGGACGTACTCCGGGCTGGTCGGATCGGCGGCGATCTCGACCATCCTGCGGGGCGAAATGAGCGAAGACGACGCCCTTACCTTCTACGAGCACAGCTATAGACGGGCGTACACGCGATTCCTGATCCTGGTGTCACGATTGTACGAAGAGTACATCGGCGCGGAGCAGTACTTCGGGCACGCAGGCAACCTCACCACCGGACACCGTGATGACACCAAACAAGCCCAGTTCACCGAGATCATGGCGGGCTTGACCGATCTGGACGAGTCCTCGGGAGTACAACAGCGCGCCGGGACCGACACCCTCATCTCCGAAGCCGAGCGTCTGCATTCGGAGTCGGCGAATCTGGAATACATGGGCCACCTGGACATGTCCATCGTGTGGGATCACTGGCGTGACCCGTTGAAGGATACGGTGGTGGACCAGGTGCGGATCACCACCGAACCGGTCCTCGGCCTGACTACCCAACCCCGCACCGATGACGAGATCAAGACGTGGTCTCGGCCCGTGCTCCCACCGAAAGCCGCTGACGCCACTGCGCATTAG
- a CDS encoding 3-deoxy-7-phosphoheptulonate synthase: MTITHSGPEPSGKPIAGGSGVRTNPAEIRRFGHPHTRMLLASDGFTMPTLEALLGTELEVRVLRQDDLAAGQLPTTVTDALQVSGADRVIVRRSYLVGADMVTASVNYVVAVPGPAAASGLDNVHTPIGTGLISRGVSQRRHILRAGVMRWPDGRLCAARAYIMLLGDRPVCYIREAFNPDVIPPDATGDQVDWADEPDTADSGSDDLPSVPLGGSREATRSHSDAGSSQSVQRFRSLRALVHPGECDALTADFARAVHGEAFVLYLAGGADTSAAGDTRSITAHRALMHAAAAVLTHGMGRRVTTIRLARRSPEPLWTPVESDTVAAPPGSDSTTRAPDPVLEAYSHAAATLKGWRCDQLPVTLCADILHRAADQCREPAQRDLLREVAGLLPIAAVAPPGAHELYSSIAPVHLSHEAVLPDDSALTRRGPDRRWWDCSTHLLWIGDRTRNPAHRQVQFAAGVGNPVAVTLGPTATPHDVELLCRALNPENRPGRLTLIARLGAARTVEALPALIEAAARCGTPVCWVCDPMPADTGDGHLFRRLDEVVAEIRAFFRACRATATVPGGLHLECAPEAGFSGGLDPAQTLQCVLAALAELRSAA, translated from the coding sequence GTGACGATCACCCACTCCGGCCCCGAACCGTCCGGCAAACCCATCGCCGGCGGTTCGGGTGTCCGGACCAACCCAGCCGAGATCCGACGATTCGGCCATCCGCATACCAGAATGCTGTTGGCCAGCGACGGATTCACGATGCCGACACTCGAGGCGCTCCTCGGTACGGAGCTCGAAGTACGGGTCCTGCGCCAGGACGACCTCGCGGCCGGTCAACTGCCGACCACCGTCACCGATGCGCTGCAGGTGTCCGGTGCCGATCGTGTCATTGTTCGCCGTTCTTATCTGGTAGGTGCGGATATGGTGACCGCATCGGTCAACTATGTCGTCGCTGTGCCCGGACCCGCAGCCGCGTCCGGCTTGGACAATGTGCACACCCCGATCGGTACCGGCCTGATCTCTCGTGGGGTATCCCAGCGGCGTCACATCCTGCGAGCGGGGGTGATGAGATGGCCGGATGGTCGTCTCTGTGCGGCAAGGGCATACATCATGCTGCTCGGGGACCGGCCCGTCTGCTACATCCGGGAGGCATTCAATCCGGACGTCATCCCACCTGACGCCACCGGTGACCAGGTGGATTGGGCCGACGAGCCGGATACCGCGGATTCGGGATCGGACGACCTGCCATCGGTGCCGCTCGGCGGGTCCCGCGAAGCCACGCGGTCGCACTCGGATGCTGGATCGTCGCAGTCCGTGCAGCGTTTTCGCTCTCTGCGCGCATTGGTCCACCCGGGCGAATGTGACGCGCTCACAGCTGATTTCGCCAGGGCGGTGCACGGGGAGGCGTTCGTGCTGTACCTCGCAGGCGGGGCCGACACGTCCGCCGCGGGAGATACCCGATCGATCACGGCCCACCGCGCCCTGATGCATGCCGCCGCCGCGGTGCTGACCCATGGGATGGGAAGACGCGTCACCACCATCCGGCTGGCGCGGCGCAGCCCCGAACCACTATGGACACCAGTCGAATCCGACACGGTGGCGGCACCGCCCGGCAGCGATTCGACGACCCGCGCACCAGATCCCGTGCTGGAGGCCTACTCTCATGCTGCGGCCACGCTCAAAGGTTGGCGTTGTGATCAGCTGCCGGTAACGCTGTGCGCGGATATCCTGCACCGCGCCGCGGATCAGTGCCGCGAACCGGCGCAACGCGACCTGCTCCGTGAGGTCGCCGGACTGCTGCCCATCGCCGCGGTCGCACCACCTGGCGCGCACGAACTGTACAGTTCGATTGCGCCCGTGCACCTTTCGCACGAGGCTGTGCTGCCGGACGATTCCGCACTGACTCGACGCGGACCCGATCGGCGATGGTGGGATTGTTCGACCCACCTGCTGTGGATCGGCGATCGGACTCGAAATCCCGCGCACCGGCAGGTGCAGTTCGCGGCAGGTGTCGGCAATCCGGTGGCCGTGACACTAGGCCCCACGGCCACACCGCACGACGTCGAACTCCTCTGTCGGGCCCTGAATCCCGAGAACCGGCCGGGGCGACTCACGCTCATCGCTCGGCTGGGCGCCGCTCGCACGGTCGAGGCACTTCCGGCGTTGATCGAGGCGGCTGCCAGGTGCGGAACTCCAGTGTGCTGGGTGTGCGATCCGATGCCCGCCGACACCGGCGACGGGCACCTATTTCGTCGCCTCGACGAGGTCGTAGCCGAGATCCGCGCGTTCTTTCGAGCCTGCCGGGCGACAGCCACCGTTCCCGGCGGCCTGCACCTCGAATGCGCGCCCGAGGCCGGGTTCTCCGGGGGGCTCGATCCGGCACAGACACTTCAATGCGTGCTCGCCGCGCTCGCCGAATTGCGGAGCGCCGCCTGA
- a CDS encoding cation:proton antiporter: MPSLLEISTHLSLQLAVILVAYRLLWPLLRRLGQVQVVAVMVAGFLLGPSVFGWAWPEAQQWLFPTTLEVGDTSIMHPNLTAIYVVGQLGLIFYMFLVGSSFKLDILTTHLRQAGATSAIGVAVPMTLGAIVGWWLVGQGRYFTDSMANWQGALFLAAAVAVTAFPILAWIIYDSGLLKTRLGTMSLACAAVDDACAWILLAVVVASAKDSPGGALLAAGGGLAYVLFMTLIGRPLLARLTTWTPRVGDNEHTGGLPVGPLVIVLLVVLLAASFTDYVGIHSVLGAFVAGLCMPRGQLIDRIRERLEPLVAYLLLPAYFIYTGLNTKLSLIFDPAVLAVTALVLVVSFASKFGAIGLVARSQGMGWREAGAMGALANARGLMELVLLNIGLSSGLITADLYTILALMTLVTTCLATPLQRMFERNAWKNGMIFGPNGEEPKVTGAPSHSTRPATA; encoded by the coding sequence ATGCCATCGCTTTTGGAGATCAGTACACATTTATCTTTGCAGCTAGCGGTCATCTTGGTGGCCTACCGCCTGTTGTGGCCACTGCTACGACGGTTGGGGCAGGTACAGGTGGTGGCGGTCATGGTCGCCGGATTCCTACTCGGCCCATCAGTATTCGGCTGGGCATGGCCCGAAGCCCAGCAGTGGCTGTTCCCCACCACACTCGAGGTTGGTGACACCAGCATCATGCACCCCAACCTGACCGCGATCTACGTCGTCGGACAGTTGGGGTTGATCTTCTACATGTTCCTGGTCGGGTCCTCATTCAAACTCGACATCCTCACCACCCACCTACGCCAAGCCGGCGCCACCTCAGCAATCGGCGTCGCCGTCCCCATGACACTCGGCGCGATAGTCGGGTGGTGGCTGGTCGGACAGGGACGCTACTTCACCGATTCGATGGCCAACTGGCAAGGCGCACTATTCCTCGCCGCCGCCGTCGCCGTCACCGCCTTCCCCATCCTGGCCTGGATCATCTACGACTCCGGACTCCTCAAAACCCGACTCGGCACCATGTCCCTCGCGTGCGCGGCCGTCGACGACGCCTGCGCATGGATCCTGCTCGCCGTCGTCGTCGCCTCCGCCAAAGACAGCCCCGGCGGCGCGTTGCTCGCCGCCGGCGGCGGACTGGCCTACGTACTGTTCATGACACTGATCGGACGCCCCCTGCTGGCGCGGCTGACCACCTGGACCCCACGGGTCGGCGACAACGAACACACCGGCGGCCTACCCGTCGGGCCACTAGTAATCGTGCTACTGGTCGTACTGCTGGCCGCCAGTTTCACCGACTACGTCGGCATCCACTCCGTCCTCGGTGCCTTCGTCGCCGGCCTGTGCATGCCCCGCGGCCAACTCATCGACCGCATCCGCGAACGACTCGAACCACTCGTCGCCTACCTACTGCTACCCGCCTACTTCATCTACACCGGACTCAACACCAAACTCAGCCTCATCTTCGACCCCGCCGTCCTCGCGGTCACCGCACTGGTACTGGTCGTATCCTTCGCCAGCAAATTCGGCGCCATCGGCCTGGTCGCGCGCTCCCAAGGAATGGGCTGGCGCGAAGCCGGCGCCATGGGCGCACTCGCCAATGCCCGCGGACTCATGGAACTAGTGCTGTTGAACATCGGCCTGTCATCCGGACTCATCACCGCCGACCTCTACACCATCCTCGCCCTCATGACCCTCGTCACCACCTGCCTCGCCACACCACTACAACGCATGTTCGAACGCAACGCCTGGAAAAACGGCATGATCTTCGGACCGAACGGCGAAGAACCCAAGGTGACCGGCGCACCCTCCCATTCCACAAGACCCGCCACAGCGTGA
- a CDS encoding phosphatase PAP2 family protein, whose amino-acid sequence MSEWLGRTVHGVGHFDRAVSGAVARIPVSGADRGMLRLTRAADRGALWSVIAVLLAARPGATRRAALRGAVSVAGASVAVNVVLKGLIARRRPAAELLPLDRRLIRAPTSSSFPSGHSAGAAAFVTAVALESPRTALVVAPLAATVAYSRVHTGVHWTSDIVVGAAVGAGVALATRLWWPVRESDEAAARLVREVPALVDGKGLVLLVNPVSGDPGYDPTADVAAALPAATVLRTEPGRDCVEQLEQALAERAEQAYAVGAAGGDGTIAAAAAVALRHGLALVVVPTGTLNHFARDLGVYDLVEVVDATGAGEAVAVDIASVEFDTEQGTRMHYWINTASLGAYPDLVRLREKWQGRWGKWPAFAAALIVMLRKAQPIRIRLDDRWHDVWFVFVGNGPYHPHGAVPAFRSRLDDGLLDVRWLRADLRWSRTRAVLALVLAAIGRSKVYNERQVRELIVQLDADEAVAADGEVLGEASRLRFAVAGRVAAYRRDEDNPRWATRARPHHRGRLAVFRGGGNGRR is encoded by the coding sequence GTGAGCGAGTGGTTGGGCCGGACGGTGCATGGGGTGGGGCATTTCGATCGGGCAGTCAGTGGTGCGGTGGCGCGAATTCCGGTGTCGGGGGCCGATCGCGGCATGTTGCGGTTGACGCGGGCAGCGGATCGTGGCGCGCTGTGGTCGGTGATCGCGGTGCTGCTCGCCGCTAGACCGGGCGCGACGCGTAGGGCCGCGCTGCGTGGTGCCGTTTCCGTCGCGGGGGCAAGCGTTGCGGTGAATGTGGTGCTGAAAGGTTTGATCGCGCGCCGCCGGCCGGCTGCGGAGTTGTTGCCCTTGGATCGGCGGCTGATCCGGGCTCCGACGTCGTCGTCCTTTCCGTCCGGCCACAGTGCCGGCGCCGCCGCGTTCGTGACGGCGGTGGCGCTGGAGAGCCCGCGCACCGCGTTGGTCGTGGCGCCGCTGGCCGCCACGGTCGCCTACTCCCGCGTGCACACCGGGGTGCACTGGACCTCGGACATAGTCGTCGGCGCGGCGGTCGGGGCCGGTGTGGCGCTGGCCACGCGCCTCTGGTGGCCGGTGCGCGAGTCCGACGAGGCGGCAGCTCGCCTGGTGCGTGAGGTGCCCGCGCTCGTCGATGGCAAAGGGCTGGTCCTGCTGGTCAATCCGGTGTCGGGTGATCCGGGCTACGACCCGACCGCCGACGTCGCCGCGGCGCTGCCCGCCGCGACTGTGCTGCGCACCGAACCGGGCCGCGACTGTGTCGAGCAGTTGGAGCAGGCGTTGGCGGAGCGCGCCGAGCAGGCGTACGCGGTCGGTGCGGCAGGTGGCGACGGCACCATCGCGGCCGCCGCCGCGGTGGCACTGCGGCACGGGTTGGCGTTGGTGGTTGTGCCCACCGGCACCCTGAACCACTTCGCGCGCGACCTGGGTGTCTACGACCTGGTCGAGGTCGTGGACGCGACCGGGGCGGGTGAGGCGGTCGCGGTCGATATCGCGAGCGTGGAATTCGACACCGAACAAGGCACCCGCATGCACTACTGGATCAACACCGCCAGCTTGGGCGCCTACCCGGATCTGGTGCGATTGCGCGAGAAATGGCAAGGGCGGTGGGGTAAATGGCCGGCCTTCGCCGCCGCCCTCATCGTCATGCTGCGCAAGGCGCAGCCGATCCGGATCCGATTGGACGACCGGTGGCACGACGTGTGGTTCGTGTTCGTGGGCAATGGGCCCTACCATCCGCACGGCGCGGTCCCCGCGTTCCGCTCTCGACTGGATGACGGTCTGCTCGATGTGCGTTGGCTGCGTGCCGATCTGCGGTGGTCTCGAACGCGGGCCGTACTCGCGCTGGTGCTGGCCGCGATCGGGCGCAGCAAGGTCTACAACGAGCGGCAGGTGCGTGAGCTGATCGTGCAACTGGATGCGGATGAGGCGGTCGCCGCCGACGGCGAGGTGCTGGGCGAGGCGAGTCGGCTGCGTTTCGCGGTAGCCGGCCGCGTCGCCGCCTACCGCCGCGATGAGGACAATCCGCGCTGGGCGACTCGTGCCCGCCCGCACCACCGCGGCCGGCTGGCTGTTTTCCGAGGTGGTGGTAATGGTCGACGGTAA
- the pspM gene encoding phage shock envelope stress response protein PspM has protein sequence MSPQEPREQSKGSRRRGSALVRAQSALVPQPGTLPDSLREVGEHALVAVRRWADPRERELRKRRRMRRRSFQLGTVGGLTTAGTVGLVVISAPVWAVVVVGGGAVALVTGTALSARRYLRLRSSPLPQAAFVPRKQPPAWSSARAPIGRLVRAEKALHGLGTQIARSNRLPEEELADLLETADSGAAALHALAADITAMQQALGAMGRSKSVAAVGLTENMQFALGRLDSGVAEYEQVVAAAGQILAVPESAVLRHNFDAIVADLRHAADRLDGWAQALTEVADQHAPASLPPQGF, from the coding sequence ATGAGCCCGCAGGAACCGCGCGAGCAGTCGAAGGGTAGCCGCCGCCGCGGCTCCGCGCTGGTACGGGCCCAGTCGGCGCTCGTCCCGCAGCCCGGAACGCTGCCCGACAGTCTGCGTGAGGTGGGGGAGCACGCACTGGTCGCGGTGCGCCGGTGGGCCGATCCGCGGGAACGGGAACTACGTAAGCGTCGCCGGATGCGTCGCCGGAGCTTTCAGCTCGGGACGGTGGGCGGTCTCACCACTGCGGGCACCGTAGGGCTGGTTGTGATTTCGGCACCGGTCTGGGCCGTGGTCGTCGTCGGTGGTGGTGCGGTCGCCCTGGTCACCGGTACCGCACTCAGCGCGCGCCGTTATCTGCGGTTGCGCAGCTCACCGCTGCCGCAGGCGGCCTTCGTCCCGCGCAAGCAACCACCGGCATGGTCGTCCGCGCGGGCGCCGATCGGGCGGTTGGTGCGGGCGGAGAAGGCATTGCACGGGCTCGGTACGCAGATCGCGCGATCGAACCGCCTGCCGGAGGAAGAACTCGCCGACCTGCTCGAGACCGCGGATTCGGGTGCGGCCGCCTTACATGCGCTGGCCGCCGATATCACCGCGATGCAACAGGCGCTCGGCGCCATGGGGCGATCGAAATCCGTTGCCGCGGTCGGATTGACCGAGAATATGCAGTTCGCGCTCGGGCGCCTCGATAGCGGGGTCGCCGAATACGAGCAGGTGGTCGCCGCCGCCGGGCAGATCCTCGCGGTCCCCGAAAGCGCGGTGCTGCGACACAATTTCGATGCCATCGTGGCGGATCTGCGCCACGCCGCCGACCGGTTGGACGGGTGGGCGCAGGCGCTCACCGAAGTAGCCGATCAGCACGCGCCCGCTTCGCTTCCCCCACAAGGGTTCTAG